A stretch of the Capricornis sumatraensis isolate serow.1 chromosome 21, serow.2, whole genome shotgun sequence genome encodes the following:
- the LOC138097436 gene encoding myosin regulatory light chain 12B, producing MSSKKAKTKTKKRPQRATSNVFAMFDQSQIQEFKEAFNMIDQNRDGFIDKEDLHDMLASLGKNPTDAYLEAMMNEAPGPINFTMFLTMFGEKLNGTDPEDVIRNAFACFDEEATGTIQEDYLRELLTTMGDRFTDEEVDELYREAPIDKKGNFNYIEFTRILKHGAKDKDD from the exons ATGTCGAGCAAAAAGGCGAAGACCAAGACCAAGAAGCGCCCCCAGCGCGCGACCTCCAATGTGTTCGCCATGTTTGACCAGTCCCAGATTCAGGAGTTCAAGGAGGCCTTCAACATGATTGACCAGAACAGGGATGGGTTCATTGACAAGGAAGACTTGCATGACATGCTTGCTTCTCTAG GGAAGAACCCAACCGACGCGTACTTGGAAGCCATGATGAACGAGGCTCCAGGGCCCATCAACTTCACCATGTTCCTCACCATGTTTGGGGAGAAGCTGAATGGCACAGACCCAGAAGATGTCATCAGAAATGCTTTTGCCTGCTTTGATGAAGAAGCAACTG GGACCATTCAGGAGGATTACCTGAGAGAACTGCTGACCACAATGGGAGACcggtttacagatgaggaagtggaCGAGCTGTACAGAGAAGCACCTATTGACAAAAAGGGGAATTTCAATTACATCGAGTTCACTCGAATCCTTAAGCATGGAGCAAAAGACAAAGATGACTGA